The Phaseolus vulgaris cultivar G19833 chromosome 5, P. vulgaris v2.0, whole genome shotgun sequence genomic interval AAGTTTACCAAATTGGGTGTGCAAATTTTCCGGGTGATGTATTTCTAATACTATTGAAGGTGGCACAAGGAAAaatcctacacctccataccttcttctgcCACTCCATACTAAATGTAAAAATACCGTTTTCTCCTTTTTTGTGCCACTTCcatacataatccggaagctgtTTTTGAACCGGAAGTGTTCTTGAGATTTATAAAATCCAAAACTCTTTTTTGCATTTGAaataagcctatggattatgtaatccgaatatattccagattacataatccggaagtcaatctcatatttagaaaagacttccggattatgtaatccaaaaactaATCACTCCTTTGAAAAAAGGAGTGATTAGTTTTTGAACCGGAAGTGTTCTTGAGATTTATAAAATCCAAAACTCTTTTTTGCATTTGAaataagcctatggattatgtaatccgaatatattccagattacataatccggaagtcaatctcatatttagaaaagacttccggattatgtaatccaaaaactaATCACTCCTTTGAAAAaaggcttccggattacataatctggaagctaatttTATGTATAGAAAACTTCTCTGAAAAAAgtcttctggattacataatccagaagctaattctggatctagaaaaagactttcagattatgtaatccgaaatattagtaaagagtatttttggaatataaaaaatatatgggggtggcacaagaaggtatggaggtgcaggaagaagcagccctcTTAAGAAGCAGCCCTCTTTGAACGCGTAGGCTCAACTCTGTTTCAGAAACCCGATGAGCTCAATGCCCAATTTTGGGATTaacagaaataaaaactaagagAATTTCTTCTTGCAACCCATGCGTTTTTCTAATGTATTcccataaatattaaaatccaCACTTTGGCCTTCCATTTAAAGTAGTTTCCGCAATTTAGaaatttcctaataaagaacttaaaaatgtatatatggattacataatctacaacaacaataatctaaaaactaatttttattttcggtttatataatccaaaaattaGTATTacattctaaattatataatttattttatttttttataaaaaaaatacctttgaatTGTACAACTGAAAATAGATGTTTAGATTCTTGGATTTGGAAGTAAATTTCAAATAGAATCACTTAGAAGTCATTCTTTTTccattgaaaaataatttttaaattatttcataaagAATACACTGTACAATTTAGAagtatattttttgttaaaaaatcctctagattatataatatagaactattttttaaaaaaaaatatttcagaatcGTGTAATAAGAAAGTAGCATTCAAATTTCACAATTAAAACACAttggtaaaataaaatatggatGTTTTTTCCATGAGTAAAAATTTTGTAAGAATGATTGACCAATAATAAGAATTTGGatacaattttgtattttacAGTATTCTCCTTAAGAGTAAAAGCAATgtatttctttttcacttatTATGAGATTATTGTTGAAACTTAACATTCGAACTAAACTTAACACCTCGAGTTTCAATAATAATCTGATAAAACTTAACATCTCAACTAAGCTAACACCTTAAATTTCAACAATAATCCgataatatgtaaaaaagtactattaaaaaagaaaaaggaaatacAAGTAAATGTTACAATATTCTTGTTCCAGGATTTCATTGCTAATTTGGAGGGTTGTCTTCAAAAATCTGAGTAAATATTATGGCAATTCAAATGAGGTGAACAAAATATAACTTTAGTGAAACTTTTCATTAGAAGAAATTATGTGGTATATTCACTTGGTGAAACTTAAGATTGTACTggtatattcataaaaaaaaaaaaggaatcaGGTTACCAATATAAGCCACAAAAGGGGCCTGACAAAGTcctataaaaagaaagaaaaccaATACACATGTTGAACCCTTTATCCTAAGATTCTTGGTGCAGTGCCAACCACAGCAAGGAAATCCAAGTATACAATAAAAAGGTATATCTTAAGATCTCAATAATGTGAACAGGAAAACTTCATCACCCCAATCAATTTTTGCATATAACTTTGAAATCCACCAGACAAAAGTAATGCTTCTAAAAGTGTCACTGATGGCTAAAAGAGTGCATTCCACCATGCTTCTTAATAGAGTATACCACCATCAATCCATACTTCCATTTATATGCTTTTTAAAAAggaatttatttaagtttatacCCTCGTAGCATGTCCATCTACCATTTACCACATGCACTTTATTACAACGACAGAACAGCttctttctctggtgcctctgTAATTTTGATTAAGAGAAAATTAACAAACCATTGTTAGCAAGTAGAGTTTACAATGTACTATATAACTGGAGACCTGTGTGGATGAACTTTTCCATAAATACTTCTAGAAGAAGAAAATTTAGTTTCTGAATAAATTAATAGCTTttcaaaaatcatattttaaaccTGCCCATAAGCgagtttaattcatttttttctacAAGTGTTTTACAGAGAAGTTTATCCAAAAAGACCCTTTAGACAAAAATAGATCAATTATTCAAAAGTAAAAGGGAGAAGTTTAGGGGGAAACAATACAACTTGATGCTatagaaaagagaaaaacagcTCTGCCTTAAGAGTGCTGACATTTGCACCCTtttatatgttactaattactAGTCTAACACTCAAAAATCGAACCCCACTTAACACTAATCTTAGACAAAAACATAAGCCAAGAAATCCACAAGCAGTActcaaataaatcatttttaaacaTAGCATGTATCCTATAACAACTATAaatttaatcataaattaaaGTCTATGTTTGCTtgaatttcacaaattttatgGCTTCTGCATAAATTCATGATTGGGTTTCTTATTTTGTGTGTTGTTTATCTTCTGCTACCTTTCTTTTTTACAGACCACACCAAAACCATACACAAGTATTTGTACAAACTATGAAGGCAGTAGGACGATTGTAGAGAAGACATTGAAAAAACGGATACTACCAAAAGCAGCATGAGTAATGATGGAAACAGAAGGAATGACCTAACTTGACTTGCAGCACCTAAGCACAGTTTTTTACCTATGGGACATGACCAAGCCCAAATCAGAGACAATGACTAGGATGTTGAAAAGGAAACTATTTTCTAATGGGTCAAACCCAAATCATCATATAAAAAGGAATGGAATCATGAATAAGGAAAATATTGAGTCTATCCTAAAAGAAGGACACGATTAAATGGGAACCAAGCCTTCAGGTCATTTTACTATGCATACTATACATCGAGCCAGAATTGAAATAGAGGGGAGCACTTTACAAATGAATGAATTAATACAAGGATTTTACTACTGGAGATGAGGTCTTGGGATACATTGCAATGCTAGAAATTATTTCTTGAGTTAAGAGTACAAGACCCAATTTATTAAAGAGGAAGGCAAAAACTTCTGGCGAGAACAATGGTGTGGCTTGTAGGGATAAAACTGCTACATTTGGCTAAGGCTCATAGCATGGGAAAGGTTGGAGATGGTTTGGTGACACCTCTCACTGCCAATAATAGTGATCAAGGGACTCAGGTAGCCTTAGGCATggatgtggacaaaacaaaataGGATAGAAAGGAACTAAACAGAGGGTCTTAAATGTACTGTGTTTGGACGTTGGAAGTtgtaaaattaaacaaaacacaATGGTGccatcaattaaaaatatatccATATCCTTGCTGGCTGATCTTATGGAAAAAAATATGTAGAATTTCAGTACAAGGGTAGGCAGGACTATGCATTATTCACTTTGCAAAGGACTCTTGGTGGAGTGTGTTAGAGATATAAATTTTACAAAACCATTCATATGTTTTTACTTAACAGCTTAAGCACTTGGGATAGTTAGTTCAAGACACTACCTAGACTACGTGGGAAAAAAGATTAAGATCAAGGGAAGAAGGGAAAGAGGTAAAATCATATATCATGTGGGATACAATGGAAAGGTGGAGATGAGAGATAGGAAATTGCGAAGTATTATGGAACGGAAGGTACAGGTCTCTAAAATGACATAAggcttttttttctttttctattgtCAAGAACTCTAGAGGTATATCTTTTAAGGAAGCAGTCTCCCTAATTTCTTAATGAATCAACACTCTAATAAACTTTTATTCCAGTTTTATGCAAAACTTTTCTCATATGCGTATCCTTCCCTTTCTAGTAAGCTCGAAAACAGATGGAACTTTCTCAAAATATGTAACTTCATGCAGTCACATAAAATACTATACCATCGTACAAAAGAATTTACAAAAAGTTCAAAAGCTTAAGGACGACTGCAATGGGATAtagtatttttggaattttcaaATAAGGATAAGTGAGAGAAAACTCGAATAATAGTAACACTTGTTTGATTACTTTTTGCATAATAATCATCAtcataatagtaataataatcattatttataattcaGAGAAAACAAATGATAATGGAGGGAGTATAATCATGTCCACACACTCACAGCATTAACATCGTATAAAGTATGTGATGCAACCATGAAGTCAGATCTTTCAATCAATCAAATAATGTTGTCAAGAACCAACAATCCAAAAGGCTTACAGGTTGATAGGTGAAAACAAATAACACACTCCCAAACAGAGAGTTCTTGGGGCTTGAACCATGAAATTGTATAGGCACGCCCAACTTGTGCCaagatttatgaaaatattaagAGTGGAAAGAATCAAGCAATAACAAGGTAGTTAAACTCGAGATTCTATTCAGACTAGGAAAGGGGATACAGAATCGTAAATCATGGAATTGTAATATGAAGCATAAGATCCTACAAGGTatataaaattcatatatatgcatataacataacataaataagaaaacaaaaaacacgTAACAcactaaatatttaataaagcTTAAATTTATAAACATGGATTAATAAGCATATGAAATTCAATGACTTAACCCCATACAGAACTCGACTCACAAGTCATAAATGGCAAACAAAGCAACTCAAACTACTTTAGTTGTGCCAAGTGATTACTCACTCCTAATAAAAGCACAACACTTGAACACCTAGACTAGACCTCTAAAATAGATCatccaaattaaaattataatagcTAAAGAGATCCTCATTTCCTCCATAGAAAGAGAAGCAGTGAACCACACAAAAAGAGCCAGACAACCTCGGACAAGGATGAGAAGAGCTCTGGTTGCTATACTGAGGCTTGGGTGAGAGAGGACACAGTTTGTGCCAGaggttgaagaagatgaagtgaTGTCAGCAAAGGTGTTTTCCTCAATTATTAGTGTTGGGGTTACAGAAAAGTTGGTTTTTGGGCTTGGGTTTTATGGGCTTAGGTTTATAGAAGcccaaaacagaaaaaagaaaCCTTGACCCGCAGCtgaaagttggcacacaaaaacATGATCCATCAAACTAGGAAAACTTTGATTCCACCATTTTTATGATTCTGCATGGCTAGTCTACCAATTCTGCTCAGCAGTGTTCTGAGCATGGACAAACTTGCCAAGGCATGGCAGAAACATAGAATCGTGTGATTCTACTGGTCAGAACATGAACAATACACCACTTAGTTGGGACTCTCATACCAAGACAAGAAGCAACGATACCAAAAGAAATGGTTTTAGAATACATCTCTTTATAGATGCTACCAGCATAACATTGATGAGATAATCTCTAACCAAACAACAACAGAACAAAGTAAGACCGAAAGAAGGGATTAGATTTCAAGGAAATATAGTTCCTTTCATATCGGGGCCACTGGACCAAATATTCTATACACAAACGAACTCAATAAAAGTGAGAAAATAATGTGTATATATGGCATACGTGATAGGAAATTATAGCATTAATTAACACTGTGGGTATAAACTTCAGATAGTAgacaaatttaaagataaatctAAAATCAAGACCAACAAAACTTACATTTCAGAAAAAATTGGGGTTATCAAGTGCATGTGGGTTTACTGAAAAAGCACCTATCATAGAAACAAGAAGAGGAGCTTGACTTgcaatataaaaataacttttgacATTGAAGGATGCCATTTTTTAGGAAGTATCCTGCATAGATAACACACAGGTAGCAATTAACACAACTAGGGATTACAAAGAAAAACAGAGGCACTAAGCTTAACAACAGTTCAACTAAAAGTAGTAGGCTTAgaagtgaaataaaatattaggtAAACTTGACATTTGGCTCGTTTATGAATATGTTACTTTACAAGAAAGTGACAAAAAACCCCTTAAATTTTAATTCCTATAAGGGCATATAGAAACTCAAAATAAAGATTTTTAGGGCTAAGACTTGAGAAACATAATAAAAGCACGGACCAATAATATGAGTGtatagagtttagggtttaggatttaataTTAGCACTAGAGTGTACTAATATGAGTGTATGGGGATTAAACTTAAGTTTTCTCCATACATGATCTGATTCCAAAACGAGTGTAACCTATGAGGATTAGAGACCAAATGATTAGTTCTACCAAACAAAGGCCAATTGAAGTTAGAAAAAAACAGATAGAAAGTTTTTCTATTTGCTTTGTATTTTTCTGATAAATATTCATTTGATGACAGTATCTAAGGTTGGAAAGTGAAATAATTAGAACTAAACCCCTCATAGTCATCCCCAATCTTAGACAATCATTTTATCTTCTATTTATTTAATCATTGAAGGCCGATGTTCATAAGCTTTATAATGTCCATCATTCCCATTTTCGGGAAGGCCATAAAAGATTGCTTAACTTGGCCTTGAAGAAGTGGTGACTCTTTCTACCTAGTGTGATTATCCTTCACTAAAAAGCAACCAAACACTAGTCAATTCTTTTATTCTCTGTTTCTATTCCCTGTCATGTCTAAATGTAAAGGAGAAAGTTGGTTTTAAGCAATTTAAAAGATACATATGTACTCACATTCAAAAGGCTACAATGAAGAACACTAAACACATTCATTTCTTAAATAGAACATGTTTACACAAAGATAATATGGCCAGACTACTAAATTTCACATGGCCTCTAGATACCCATAAAACCAATTGCCATTCAAGGGATCCTCAAACTTATGTAAATACCATAAAAGTTTGCCTCGGCTCATCCATAATAGAACAAATGGTGATGCTTCCCAAAGAACTATTATATTTGAGGCTTCAAagatataaattaacaataaaaaaaactaagcaccaaatacaaaataaatattattatacattaaaTCATATACAAAAGTCACCCTCAATTTAAGTAAAAGGAAACACCAGTTTGAAACTTACTGGAACATACAAGCAACACCATTCATCTTAAATGCATGTTAGAAAGGAAGTCCGACAACCTGAAAGCATCATGTATTATGTTAGTGAATGGAAAAAAGAAAGGAGGAACAGGGTAAGGTTAAGGTCAGATATAATGAGAAGGAAAAGAGGAACCTGATGTCTTTTGCAATTACGGTATTTCCATCTGCAGCCCCTAGATGTCGCAATACTACCTGCTCCACACGGCCATCTCGATATGCATGCTGCGAAGATTTCAGAAAACAATCTCCAGTCAATTTTGCAAATAGATGCCTAAAACACTTCTCAGGCCTCACTTTTAACACAGTTCAAGCCCCAACCCACAATCTACAGATAACACAATTCAACACAAAGTAGGGGAATAGAAACTGTATGCCTGAAAATACTAATAGATTTAGTTACCAAAAAGAAAGAACTAGGTTGCAGCCATTGTTTTCAGTGCTGTAATGCTAATtttgtagaaaataaaagtcaTTGGGATAACTGAAAATAGCTTATGGAAAACCAAATTTAGTGCACACTGTGCAATAAATTCTATAGTGTACAAGAAACCATGTACATGCCATGAGAAAAGATATTTTTAAGTGTTAagcaagaaaagagaaaaacggCCAAGACAGAGGGGAACATGGGGGTAAAATAGAACTAGTTGTGTTCACAGAATTACCTTGTAGAAACAACTAGTTCCAAAAGGGCAGTTACCATCCCCAAAGTCAAAGTGCTTGCAGTCAATTGACCTACAAAAGGAATTAAACAATTACCAAAAGAGTATCAGAAAAGAGATAGTCATTCACTATTTCACTCAGCTGagctatttttttttccttgttgTGAAATATATGCTATATTGCTTGCCATCAGCTGCCCTTGCACATGCAAATCAATATAAAGAAGGGGCAAATGAAATGGGTCATCCCTCATCAATAAGACAGCATATAATGGTGAACCAAAGTTTAAACCCTCTGCGCTTATATTGTAATCAGATGATGGATTAATTGGatagaaaaagtaaaagaagtCATAAGATTTAGTAAGTAATCAAGAAATTACTTGAGTTTGGCCTTGTAGTTGTCAATGATTTCTTGTTTCTCTTCAGTTGTCGAGTACCAAATGACACTTGGGATGACAAAGTACGATAGCTTACGACAAATAGGACAAGCCCTCAATGTACTATTAACATCCATCCCCAATGTTGGGTTACTACTACGCCAATTCCTAATACAGGATATGCAAAATGGATGATCACATTCAGATAGCAGCCCAAACTTACGTTCGGCTGCTGTAGGCTTTGACAGAACACGCTCCAGGCAAACACTGCATTCAATTTCTTGACTTCGTTTCAATGCCTCAAGATACTTGTGCTTATTTTCACAACTCTTCACATGCTCTTCTCTTTCCTCAGGTCGGAAAGGATGCAAGCAATGCTTTCCACAGGTGGCACATAGATCCCCATGAAGATGAGGACATTTTCCCCCTCGTGGACAGTTGCCAGCAGCagcaaatgaacagattgaaagtTCAGAAGGTGAAGTGATTATGGATCGACCAACATTGTCATCCCCTAAAATTTCATAATACTCAAATTCTGGATTCCAAGCCAGTTCATTATTCCAAGCCGGTTCAGTAGGAAGAATGTACGGACCAGTGGAAAGAGAAAACTCTGCAGCTGTACCAACACCAGTTGAAGTAGTTATAATATTTCCAAAAGCACCGGTATCTGGAACCAGCGTATGTTGTTCAATTACTGAAGAAGATGGAATGGAAGTTTGCGCTTGAGAAGCTTTGATGTGATCATATCTGCAGCGACTACCATAAGCACAGACTCCTTTCTGATAAAATGTGCATATCTGTCATAACAAGAGAACAAGAAGAAATTATAAGAGCTAtgtacattaataataataatcaattaGGCGGGTCTGCAGCAGAGAAGAGTTTGCATCACCAACATTATTTGGAGGATCTTTCCAGTCATGAGAAAATTCACAATGCTCCCCTTTCAGACAGGCTCCATGAGCAAAGAACTTACAGAGAACCCTACAAGATTCAGAAGAcaagaaagaaattaaaaaaattataataatcttCAAGTTGCATAACAAACGAGAGAGAAAAGGCCCACACAAGACTTGTCCTCCTGTGTATCAAAAACCAAGTTCCCCAATAAAAACCTTCTATCTAAATTTTCCACACACGAAAACAAAAGGTTGGATTCAAATGATTTCATAGTTAAAAAGGGTCAAGTGCCAACTACAATCCACAAAAAGGATAGAAAAGCCAAATACCATTCTTCTACCTACTACAGGAATCAACATTGTTATGACATCCAGGAATGGTTTATTGCCTGTCATGACCATAGAAATATCTATTACGAATAATGGTAAGCTACAAATTATAACCTGATTGAGTCCCCAACAACAAAAGCTATCTGAATCAAATAACGATTTTCCAAAGTCA includes:
- the LOC137834733 gene encoding putative RING-type E3 ubiquitin transferase C3H69 isoform X1 is translated as MSKRVLCKFFAHGACLKGEHCEFSHDWKDPPNNICTFYQKGVCAYGSRCRYDHIKASQAQTSIPSSSVIEQHTLVPDTGAFGNIITTSTGVGTAAEFSLSTGPYILPTEPAWNNELAWNPEFEYYEILGDDNVGRSIITSPSELSICSFAAAGNCPRGGKCPHLHGDLCATCGKHCLHPFRPEEREEHVKSCENKHKYLEALKRSQEIECSVCLERVLSKPTAAERKFGLLSECDHPFCISCIRNWRSSNPTLGMDVNSTLRACPICRKLSYFVIPSVIWYSTTEEKQEIIDNYKAKLKSIDCKHFDFGDGNCPFGTSCFYKHAYRDGRVEQVVLRHLGAADGNTVIAKDIRLSDFLSNMHLR
- the LOC137834733 gene encoding putative RING-type E3 ubiquitin transferase C3H69 isoform X2, which produces MVLCKFFAHGACLKGEHCEFSHDWKDPPNNICTFYQKGVCAYGSRCRYDHIKASQAQTSIPSSSVIEQHTLVPDTGAFGNIITTSTGVGTAAEFSLSTGPYILPTEPAWNNELAWNPEFEYYEILGDDNVGRSIITSPSELSICSFAAAGNCPRGGKCPHLHGDLCATCGKHCLHPFRPEEREEHVKSCENKHKYLEALKRSQEIECSVCLERVLSKPTAAERKFGLLSECDHPFCISCIRNWRSSNPTLGMDVNSTLRACPICRKLSYFVIPSVIWYSTTEEKQEIIDNYKAKLKSIDCKHFDFGDGNCPFGTSCFYKHAYRDGRVEQVVLRHLGAADGNTVIAKDIRLSDFLSNMHLR